In Nocardia sputorum, a single genomic region encodes these proteins:
- a CDS encoding helix-turn-helix transcriptional regulator codes for MTQTAARLLQLLSLLQTRREWSGPELAARLGVTVRTVRRDVERLRELEYPVVAGLGALGGYRLEAGAALPPLLLDDEEAVAITLGLRGAAQGAVIGIEESAARALVKLQQVLPSRLRRRVDAIDATTVSLGGPAAGPMIDPEVLVTLAAAARDSERIRFRYRDKTDADSSRLAEPHSLVSAGRRWYLVAWDVDRADWRTFRVDRLTSPQPTGIRCAPRPLPAEDAASFVTSQLARSRPVRHVVLRVHASAEVLVEAFRVRSEEIEPLDERTCLLRTSADSLEWTALRIAHLNLDFEVVEPTEMKDLLARLGAKLLRASGNAG; via the coding sequence GTGACCCAGACCGCCGCGCGCCTGCTGCAACTGCTCTCGCTCTTGCAGACCCGCCGCGAGTGGAGCGGCCCCGAACTGGCGGCGCGGCTCGGGGTCACGGTGCGAACGGTGCGGCGGGATGTCGAGCGCCTGCGCGAGCTGGAATATCCGGTGGTGGCCGGCCTCGGTGCCCTCGGCGGATACCGCCTCGAAGCGGGTGCGGCGCTGCCACCGCTGCTGCTCGACGACGAGGAGGCGGTCGCGATCACACTCGGACTGCGCGGCGCGGCCCAGGGTGCGGTCATCGGGATCGAGGAATCGGCCGCCCGCGCCCTGGTGAAGTTGCAGCAAGTCCTGCCGTCCCGGTTGCGCCGCAGGGTCGACGCGATAGACGCCACCACCGTGTCCCTCGGCGGACCGGCCGCCGGCCCGATGATCGATCCCGAGGTGCTCGTCACCCTGGCCGCCGCCGCGCGCGACAGCGAACGAATCCGATTCCGATACCGCGACAAGACCGACGCGGACAGCAGCCGTCTGGCCGAACCGCACAGTCTCGTCTCCGCGGGCCGCCGCTGGTATCTGGTGGCCTGGGACGTCGACCGCGCCGATTGGCGCACTTTCCGCGTGGACCGGTTGACCTCACCGCAGCCGACCGGCATACGCTGCGCGCCCCGGCCCCTGCCCGCCGAAGACGCGGCGAGTTTCGTGACCAGCCAGTTGGCGCGCTCCAGGCCGGTTCGCCACGTGGTCCTGCGGGTCCATGCCTCCGCGGAGGTCTTGGTGGAGGCGTTCCGTGTGCGCTCGGAGGAGATCGAACCGCTGGACGAGCGGACCTGTCTCCTGCGCACCTCCGCGGATTCACTGGAGTGGACCGCCCTTCGCATCGCGCACCTGAACCTGGACTTCGAGGTCGTCGAACCCACCGAAATGAAAGACCTCCTCGCAAGACTCGGCGCCAAATTGCTCCGGGCATCGGGGAACGCCGGCTAG
- a CDS encoding ATP-binding cassette domain-containing protein, whose protein sequence is MTVVQAHRDSITIVGARENNLRDVSLTIPKGKIVVFTGVSGSGKSSLVFGTVAVESQRQLNETFTWFIRNRLPKYERPEADAIDNLAPAVVVDQKPIGGNSRSTVGTMTDIQSIIRVLFSRHSVPSAGEATRYSFNDPLGMCPACGGLGQVVRPDLDKLLDTGKSLNEGAITFGPFAVGTFQWQLYAESGLFDPDKPLRDFDPEEWQLFLHGKGFRVPRKNRNGSAGNNAYEGLLERFDRLYIKRDLAALSDKNRAAARAVVTEEVCPDCGGARLNAAALASRIDGLGIADYGRLEVTDLIEVLAGLDDPVARPIAQAAIARLRRIEEVGLGYLSLDRETATLSGGEAQRLKVVRHLGSSLTGMTYIFDEPSVGMHPRDVGRLNTLLRRLRDKGNTVLVVEHSPDVIAVADHVVDMGPGAGSHGGQVVFQGTVDQLRVARTPTGAGLRRVRRVKEDVREPTGWLTVTDADAYNLKSLTARFPTGVLTAVTGVAGSGKSTLVSGAFVTAHPQVIAVNQSAIAASRRSSPATYLGIMDPLRQLFAKRHGVRPGLFSFNSDGACGECDGAGAIFTDLAYMDPVTTVCQACHGRRYRPEALAYEIRGASIADVLEMSAEDALDFWAEDGDRRIRTPLRALLDVGLGYLTLGRALSSLSGGERQRVKLADHLQRRDGAGVYVLDEPTTGLHMADVDTLVGLLDRLVDAGNTVIVIEHDLDVVARADWVIDLGPDGGKHGGEIVFAGTPAALLADHRSLTAEYLRRSVAARV, encoded by the coding sequence GTGACGGTCGTGCAAGCTCATCGAGACTCCATCACGATCGTCGGCGCGCGCGAGAACAACCTCCGCGACGTGTCACTGACGATCCCCAAAGGCAAGATCGTGGTCTTCACCGGCGTCTCCGGATCGGGTAAGTCGTCGCTCGTCTTCGGCACCGTCGCGGTGGAGTCGCAGCGGCAGCTCAATGAGACCTTCACCTGGTTCATCCGCAACCGGCTGCCCAAATACGAGCGGCCGGAGGCCGATGCGATCGACAATCTGGCGCCCGCCGTGGTCGTCGACCAGAAGCCCATCGGCGGCAACTCCCGGTCGACGGTGGGAACCATGACCGATATCCAGTCGATCATCCGGGTGCTGTTCTCCCGGCACAGCGTGCCGAGCGCGGGTGAGGCGACTCGCTACTCGTTCAACGATCCGCTGGGCATGTGCCCCGCGTGCGGCGGCCTGGGCCAGGTGGTGCGCCCGGATCTGGACAAACTCCTCGATACCGGCAAGTCGCTCAACGAGGGCGCGATCACCTTCGGGCCCTTCGCGGTCGGAACATTCCAGTGGCAGCTCTACGCCGAGTCGGGGCTATTCGATCCCGACAAGCCACTGCGGGACTTCGATCCGGAAGAGTGGCAGTTGTTCCTGCACGGCAAGGGATTCCGGGTGCCGCGCAAGAACCGGAACGGCTCGGCGGGGAACAACGCCTACGAAGGTCTGCTGGAGCGGTTCGATCGCCTGTATATCAAGCGCGACCTCGCCGCGTTGTCGGACAAGAATCGGGCAGCCGCCCGCGCGGTGGTCACCGAGGAGGTCTGCCCGGACTGCGGGGGCGCCCGGCTCAACGCCGCCGCGCTGGCGAGCCGGATCGATGGACTCGGCATCGCCGACTACGGCAGGCTGGAGGTCACCGACCTCATCGAGGTGCTCGCCGGCCTGGATGATCCGGTGGCTCGACCGATCGCACAGGCGGCCATCGCCCGGCTGCGCCGGATCGAGGAGGTGGGGCTCGGCTATCTGTCGCTCGATCGGGAGACCGCGACCCTGTCCGGCGGCGAGGCGCAGCGGCTGAAAGTCGTCCGGCATCTGGGCTCCAGCCTCACCGGCATGACCTACATCTTCGACGAGCCGAGCGTCGGCATGCACCCCCGCGATGTGGGACGCCTCAACACACTGTTGCGGCGGCTCCGGGACAAGGGGAACACCGTGCTGGTGGTGGAGCACTCCCCCGATGTGATCGCCGTCGCCGACCACGTGGTCGACATGGGGCCTGGCGCTGGTTCGCACGGCGGACAGGTCGTGTTCCAAGGCACGGTCGATCAGCTGCGGGTCGCACGGACACCCACCGGTGCGGGATTGCGCCGCGTGCGGCGGGTGAAGGAAGACGTCCGTGAGCCGACCGGTTGGCTCACCGTCACCGATGCCGACGCCTACAACCTCAAGAGTCTGACCGCACGGTTCCCGACCGGCGTGCTCACGGCGGTGACCGGCGTGGCCGGGTCCGGCAAGAGCACGCTGGTCTCGGGCGCGTTCGTCACCGCGCACCCACAGGTCATCGCGGTGAACCAGTCCGCGATCGCCGCCTCGCGACGTTCCAGCCCCGCCACCTATCTCGGCATCATGGACCCGCTGCGTCAGCTCTTCGCCAAGCGACACGGCGTCCGGCCGGGCTTGTTCAGTTTCAACTCGGACGGCGCCTGCGGGGAATGCGACGGCGCGGGAGCGATCTTCACCGACTTGGCATACATGGACCCGGTCACCACGGTCTGTCAGGCCTGTCACGGGCGCAGGTACCGGCCGGAAGCGCTCGCCTACGAGATCCGCGGAGCGTCGATCGCCGACGTCCTGGAGATGTCCGCCGAGGACGCGCTGGATTTCTGGGCGGAAGACGGGGACCGGCGCATTCGCACACCGTTGCGGGCGCTGCTCGACGTCGGTCTCGGCTACCTCACCCTCGGTCGCGCGCTCTCCTCGCTGTCCGGCGGCGAACGCCAGCGCGTCAAGCTGGCCGATCATCTCCAGCGGCGCGACGGCGCCGGGGTATACGTGCTGGACGAGCCGACCACCGGGCTGCACATGGCCGACGTCGACACGCTGGTGGGGCTGCTGGATCGGCTGGTCGACGCGGGCAACACGGTGATCGTCATCGAGCACGACCTGGACGTCGTCGCGCGCGCGGATTGGGTGATCGATCTCGGCCCCGACGGTGGAAAGCACGGCGGCGAGATAGTTTTCGCCGGGACCCCGGCGGCCTTGCTGGCAGATCACCGGTCGCTGACCGCGGAGTACCTGCGGCGCAGTGTCGCCGCCCGAGTATGA
- a CDS encoding family 43 glycosylhydrolase — MTTREVVRAGAFARIYDPSAGETEQWYINDHTILRDDAGRWHLFGITHPEPADPFDETEFAHAVADRLHGPWTKHDCALRVDRDYGETHLWAPYVVGARGQYYMFYAAGGADRTGAAMNLATSPDLFRWTRSPAGPLFHDGYDARDPMVVRVGDQWVLYYCATSAPAGGHHVVAYRTSTDLVHWGERHIAYTDPAKGTEAGNTESPYVVRHDGWWYLFIGPRPGYVGTDVFRSDSPFRFRIGDKVGHIAAHAAEVIHDDGRWWITSAGWGQGGVHLAPLRFPQSRVVKTVPR, encoded by the coding sequence ATGACGACACGGGAGGTGGTTCGGGCGGGAGCTTTCGCACGGATCTACGACCCGAGCGCCGGTGAAACGGAACAGTGGTACATCAACGACCACACGATTCTTCGCGACGACGCCGGACGGTGGCATCTTTTCGGAATCACCCATCCGGAACCCGCGGACCCGTTCGACGAGACCGAGTTCGCCCACGCCGTCGCGGACCGGCTGCACGGGCCGTGGACCAAGCACGATTGCGCCCTGCGAGTGGACCGGGACTACGGCGAAACGCATCTGTGGGCGCCTTACGTGGTCGGCGCCCGTGGGCAGTACTACATGTTCTACGCGGCGGGCGGCGCCGACCGCACCGGCGCGGCGATGAACCTGGCGACCTCGCCGGACCTGTTCCGCTGGACCAGATCGCCGGCGGGCCCCCTGTTCCACGACGGCTACGACGCGCGCGACCCCATGGTGGTGCGCGTGGGCGACCAGTGGGTGCTGTACTACTGCGCGACCAGCGCCCCGGCGGGGGGTCATCACGTCGTCGCCTACCGCACCAGCACCGACCTCGTACACTGGGGCGAGCGGCACATCGCCTACACGGACCCGGCCAAAGGCACCGAAGCGGGCAATACCGAATCTCCTTACGTCGTCCGGCATGACGGATGGTGGTACCTGTTCATCGGCCCTCGCCCGGGTTATGTCGGCACCGATGTCTTTCGCAGCGACAGCCCTTTTCGCTTCCGCATCGGAGACAAGGTCGGCCACATCGCCGCGCACGCCGCCGAAGTGATCCACGACGACGGCCGGTGGTGGATCACCAGCGCGGGCTGGGGTCAGGGCGGGGTCCATCTGGCGCCGCTGCGCTTTCCGCAGTCGCGCGTCGTCAAAACGGTTCCGCGCTAG
- a CDS encoding L-fucose/L-arabinose isomerase family protein, which yields MARIGVISISDGRDYVHAGIADFIASSEDRLVAALEQAGHDVVRGAAPVSDNALASSVARTVAAAGVDLTVLHYAVWAFPHFTMLAAGAIPGPLLLLSNIDPVQPGMVGMLAAGGALDQIGRKHSRLWGDPSDPELIEAIGVRARAAAAVSGLRGSTFGRFGGRPMGMNTAVANTDQWQRQFGIDVEEIDQWEIVRRAELADAGEARAAREWLERHTAGVHYDGVKLTPQLLERQIRSYLAVRELIAEWRLDFSGIKGQPELTQYFATMDVTEAFLNDPYDWNGPKEPHVCATEADMDGALTMQLLKRIAGTPVLFADVRHYHADRDIWDLCNSGQHATWFAARSADPAENLAKVHLYPEVFFFPAGGASVHHLAAPGQMTLARLTRLDGAYRMQLMLGEFEHYDQQTNDALMKQSTWEWPHAFARLDARAEDFLNRFGANHIHAVPGDHRAVLRATCELLDVTLDEFTR from the coding sequence ATGGCCCGTATCGGCGTTATCAGCATTTCCGATGGCCGCGACTATGTGCATGCGGGCATCGCCGATTTCATCGCCTCCAGCGAGGACCGGCTGGTGGCCGCGCTGGAGCAGGCGGGCCACGACGTGGTCCGCGGCGCGGCGCCGGTCAGCGACAACGCGCTGGCGAGTTCGGTGGCGCGCACGGTCGCGGCGGCGGGCGTCGATCTGACCGTCCTGCACTACGCGGTGTGGGCGTTCCCGCACTTCACCATGCTCGCTGCGGGCGCGATACCCGGGCCGCTGCTGTTGCTGTCGAATATCGACCCGGTGCAACCGGGCATGGTGGGCATGCTCGCCGCGGGTGGCGCGTTGGATCAGATCGGACGCAAGCACAGCAGACTGTGGGGTGACCCGTCCGATCCCGAGCTCATCGAGGCCATCGGCGTGCGCGCGCGAGCCGCGGCGGCCGTATCCGGCTTGCGCGGTTCGACGTTCGGGCGCTTCGGTGGGCGGCCGATGGGCATGAACACCGCGGTCGCCAATACCGATCAGTGGCAGCGGCAGTTCGGCATCGACGTCGAGGAAATCGATCAGTGGGAGATCGTGCGGCGCGCCGAGCTGGCCGACGCCGGCGAGGCGAGGGCCGCGCGGGAGTGGCTGGAGCGGCACACCGCGGGCGTGCACTACGACGGCGTGAAACTCACTCCGCAGCTGCTGGAACGCCAGATCCGCTCCTATCTAGCGGTCCGTGAACTGATCGCCGAATGGCGGCTGGATTTCTCGGGGATCAAGGGGCAGCCCGAACTCACCCAGTATTTCGCCACCATGGACGTCACCGAGGCGTTCCTCAACGATCCCTACGACTGGAACGGCCCGAAGGAACCGCACGTCTGCGCCACCGAAGCGGACATGGACGGCGCGCTGACCATGCAACTGCTCAAGCGGATCGCGGGCACCCCGGTGCTGTTCGCCGACGTCCGGCACTACCACGCCGATCGCGACATCTGGGATCTGTGCAATTCCGGCCAGCACGCCACCTGGTTCGCCGCGCGCAGCGCCGATCCCGCGGAGAACCTCGCGAAGGTGCACCTTTATCCGGAGGTGTTCTTCTTCCCCGCGGGCGGAGCCTCGGTGCACCATCTGGCCGCGCCGGGACAGATGACCCTGGCGCGGCTCACCCGTCTGGACGGCGCCTACCGCATGCAGCTGATGCTCGGCGAGTTCGAGCACTACGACCAGCAGACCAACGACGCGCTGATGAAGCAGTCGACCTGGGAGTGGCCGCACGCGTTCGCCCGGCTGGACGCGCGCGCCGAGGACTTCCTGAACCGCTTCGGCGCCAACCACATCCACGCGGTGCCCGGTGACCACCGGGCCGTCCTGCGCGCGACGTGCGAGCTGCTCGACGTCACGCTGGACGAGTTCACGCGGTGA
- a CDS encoding FGGY-family carbohydrate kinase, with protein MFLGIDIGTSSSKGVLTDARGSIVARAERAHEVSMPHPGWVEHDAETVWWADFVALARELTTATGGVALEGLAVSGIGPCLLPADAQGRPLRPAILYGVDTRAGAEIGELNAEFGARAVLDRAGSPLTSQAVGPKARWLARHEPDVAARTAMLLMASSFLVYRLTGRYVLDHQSASQCVPLYDLRARAWAADWAERIVPGWALPELAWPTEIVGRVSADAAAATGLPAGLPVTTGTIDAWAEAASVGVRAPGDAMIMYGTTMFLVQVLTDPRPHPGLWGTCGTWPDTYTLAAGMATSGAVTDWLRKLVGGEFTDLVAAAADVPAGSRGLLALPYFAGERTPLFDPDARGVVAGLTLGHGRAELYRAVLEGIAYGVRHNLEAMTEAGGRAGRLVAVGGGTKGGLWTRIVSDVTGLPQQLPADTVGASLGDALLAAEAAGVDTSGWNPVVDTVRPHPEHVAKYEEYYRHYRDLYDRTTDIAHFLAAEQHRAGASS; from the coding sequence ATGTTCCTCGGCATCGACATCGGGACTTCGAGTTCCAAGGGCGTGCTCACCGATGCCCGCGGCAGCATCGTCGCCAGGGCCGAGCGGGCGCACGAGGTGTCCATGCCGCATCCCGGCTGGGTGGAGCACGACGCGGAGACGGTCTGGTGGGCCGACTTCGTCGCGCTCGCCCGCGAGTTGACGACGGCTACCGGCGGCGTCGCGCTGGAGGGTCTCGCGGTGTCCGGGATCGGCCCGTGCCTGCTGCCCGCCGATGCGCAGGGCAGGCCGTTGCGCCCGGCCATCCTCTACGGCGTCGACACCAGGGCCGGCGCCGAGATCGGTGAACTGAACGCCGAATTCGGCGCACGGGCCGTGCTCGACCGCGCCGGGTCACCACTGACCAGCCAGGCGGTCGGCCCGAAGGCCCGCTGGCTGGCCCGGCACGAGCCGGACGTCGCCGCACGCACCGCGATGCTGCTGATGGCGAGCTCTTTCCTGGTGTACCGGCTCACCGGTCGCTACGTTCTCGACCACCAATCGGCCAGTCAGTGCGTACCCCTGTACGACCTGCGCGCACGTGCGTGGGCGGCGGACTGGGCAGAGCGGATCGTGCCGGGCTGGGCATTGCCGGAGCTGGCGTGGCCCACCGAGATCGTCGGCCGGGTGAGCGCCGACGCGGCGGCCGCCACGGGGCTTCCGGCGGGGCTGCCGGTCACCACCGGGACCATCGATGCCTGGGCCGAGGCGGCCAGCGTGGGCGTCCGCGCTCCGGGCGACGCCATGATCATGTACGGCACCACGATGTTCCTGGTGCAGGTGCTCACCGACCCGCGCCCGCATCCCGGTCTCTGGGGCACCTGCGGCACCTGGCCGGATACGTACACACTCGCCGCGGGTATGGCCACCTCCGGCGCGGTGACCGACTGGCTGCGCAAGCTCGTGGGCGGGGAGTTCACCGACCTGGTCGCGGCGGCGGCGGACGTGCCCGCGGGCAGCCGAGGGCTGCTCGCACTGCCGTATTTCGCCGGGGAGCGCACTCCGTTGTTCGACCCGGACGCGCGCGGCGTCGTCGCGGGACTCACCCTGGGGCACGGACGGGCCGAGCTCTACCGGGCGGTTCTGGAGGGCATCGCGTACGGGGTACGGCACAACCTGGAGGCCATGACCGAAGCCGGCGGGCGGGCGGGGCGTCTGGTGGCGGTGGGCGGCGGCACCAAAGGCGGGCTGTGGACCCGGATCGTCTCCGATGTCACCGGGCTGCCGCAGCAATTGCCCGCCGACACCGTCGGCGCGAGCCTGGGCGACGCTCTGCTCGCGGCCGAGGCGGCCGGGGTCGACACCTCGGGGTGGAATCCCGTCGTCGATACCGTGCGGCCGCACCCGGAACACGTCGCGAAATATGAGGAGTACTACCGGCACTACCGAGATCTGTACGATCGCACGACGGATATCGCGCATTTCCTTGCGGCCGAACAGCACCGTGCCGGCGCGTCTTCCTGA